tttcaattttgGAAAGTAAAAGATCGATAATATACCAAAACATACTTACCAAAAGTGGACAGATGGTGCTTGGCTTTCCCATTTCCCAATTTATCCGTTCCACCATGCAGACTGCCACAGCCATTAGTGGTATTGGCATTGATATGTCTATCGATCTTATTGCCAGTGTTGTTGGCGCCGCTTTCATCAAGACCAACAACAAGTCTTTCAACTTCACCGTCACCGTCTTCGACCTCGTCTTCGTCGTCATCGTCGTCGGATTCACCCGCGCTGGGCGTGGTAGTGGTGTCATTGGTGTTCCAGTCGCTGCGGCGGAAGTGGGGCCCTTGTGGAGGAGAAAAGAAGAGCTTCTCGTCAATAAAGCCGGTGAGCTCTCGAGTCCGCGGTCCTGGGTCGGGGACGCGGGGCTGGGTGGCGGAGCAATTGAAGCGCAAGGGCAAAGCTTCGTCTTGGAAGAACAGCTGGTTGGAGTGGGGGTGGGAGTGGGAGTGGGAGTGGGAGGGACCCATTCCTACCTCTTCGGAGGACATTTTTGGGTGTTGGGGAATTGGAATTGCAAACTGGGGATTTGATTTTGAGAGAGGAAGATTTAGGGAatgattgatatatattttcttttcctgcctttttttttaattttttttttaagttgggcTGGCCTTTTCTTATCCATAATTAATTGGAGTTGCAGCCCAATAATAAAAGTGAATTTGCGGCAGCCCACCACGAACGCACAACCCAACTCGAAATCTATAAGTTGGATTAGAGCAAATCACATCATTCGGTTCTCTCTTTCGAGGCGAAGGTTGGAATTTTGATCTTTGGACTAATTCTGAGGACATTCCGTTTAATACAAAGATGAAATTAAagcttgtgaatttttttaatttgattaataGTTAAGGATAAAACATGATTTGCTAAAAATTTATTCATTGATCATTAAGATTTTTGAAGGTTTTTACCAAACATTAAAAGAGTACATTTATGAAAGAGAAATCTATCAAATAAATGGCTCACTCACAATTTACATGATCAATTATCTGTAGAAAATCCTAGCAACGGGACAAATTAACTTGAGGAAATTTAGCATGCATTAATTTCTACCAAAGTGATCATATGCAAGTGCTACAAAGTGCAAGACGGTTTACGTGCCGTAGGACCCATGGAATCTTGACCATATATGGTGGGTACGCATGTTTGTTGTATCCTTCGTCAAGAGGAGACGAAATGGTCATGAACTCGCGACGTAGGGTGGAGGAACGTAGAAGTCGTCATATGggttatttaattaattatggtCATCACTTCAACGACAAAAAATTCTCCCAATGCTTCAAAAAAGTTTGGATTCAATAGGGGGCGAGGTCTTCCTCTGGAGTACTTGAGGGGAAAAGTTTGAATACCTGTGCTGACCATGACCAAGTCATCTTTTCTAAAGCTTCCTTTCTACCGTGTTCAAAGAACGAACATTTGATGTTGGAAGCTAGGACCAGCCATAGATCAAGGCGAAGACCACCAATTAAAACCACGTAAATCAACCCAATTAATGAGATTTCCCAAGGCTAGCTATGTTCAGATCTAAAACCAGCCAAACAAAGCAGAGAACCTCAGAAACCATGGAGGGCCAGATAGTATCTCTAATCCTTCATGGGTGtaaggtagctagagaactTGAATCAAACCTACCAAAATTGGCCGACGACCCAAACATGCTCTCCAAGTCCTGCGACGAGGTCATAAAGGCTTTCGGAACCGCGAAGGAACGGCTATATACTCAAGACCCTACTGCACATGATCCCGGGCACATGTACTTATTCCGTGAACCGCAGGAATCACAGCAGCCTAAGATTGAAGCAAGTTTGCAGGGATGGCTAAGGTCTAGTTACACCCAAACAATGGACATGTTTCCAATGCAACTTCAAGCTGAAAGGAGCCCCTCCTTCAATATGCAGGAGTCGGGTTCCAATGCCGTCCTCGTTGCTGGATTGGGTGGAGGAGAGGTCGAAGGCTCTGCGCGATCTTGGAGCATGGGAGGAGATCAGCTTCGGCCCCTCGACGCTTCAGATTCTGGCATCGGTTCATCGTTGCAAAGACAGCGAAGGAGGTGAGAAATTCTCACTTAGATAATCTACGTATTTGAccgattattttttgtttgacaCAACATGATGAGATTAACTTAGGTCATCGATCACTGTTATAATCTTGATCTTTTGACCTTTGTGAGTGAGTGACTCCTAGCCTGTTTTACTCAGAAACATTCCTCCAAACCTATTTTAATTAAGCAATCATACGTAAGTGGATTCACGAGCTAATTTAGATTCGTGCAAATTACTGCCCAGAGGATCTCGGAAAAGTCTAGAATTAATTTTTAAGTATAATATTTACAAGGTTTTTTTTTCGTTGAAGATCGAGTACCGGTAGTACTTGATGATCGTCTACATTTGCTAGCTGTGCATCCAAAGTGTGGAACTTGTAATTATAAAATTCTGACTAGCAGCCAAatatccttatatatatatatggacgttGGAGCTAGCTAATATATATTGAATCATTTTTGGAACGGCCTAAGAGGTTATAGGATTTCCcacttgggaaaaaaaaaactaagtggTTAAGCTGTTTTAATTTGTTGTCACTTGAAGCAATAGAAtatcatgtttattttttattttttaaataagcaGGAAGGATGATGGGGAGAGACGGACAGTTAAGATGGCTGCACCTCGAATTGGAAATACTGAGATTCCACCCGAGGATGGATACACTTGGAGAAAATACGGGCAGAAAGAGATACTCGGCTCAAGATTCCCAAGGTATGTCTAAAATGCCTACCGTACGTAAGTTCACGACTGGCATGCATCTGGTTTAATCGTATTCaggaatacatatatatatatagtactgttATTATAATAGACactttgaattcaattgttatATATACGGCTTTAAATATTGCAGCTGTCTTTTCCTAAttagtgttaaaataattaaggcCTTGAACAAGATTGCCACATTGTCAATTGTACATATTAATGCTAGCTACCAGCTTCTAACTTCTGATCTAATTTCTTGCTAGACTCTTCTTCATTATATGCTAGCTTTTACCTGACCTCTCTCTAAGACTAATTACCATATcaacctatattatatatatatatatatatatatatatgtgtgtctaTATATTCTAGTAGAAACTCAAATAAAAGTTAGGCCTCTTATTGAAATCGCTACAACATCTTACAAATTCGACTAGCATTATATATTCCCAACTTTTACTCACTTTTAGATATTGATCATTTCATCAATATTGCTAACTGCAATGCTGTTGTTGCTGCTCCTGAAAACGCTAATTATTGATCAAATATAGCGTAAGgcatttaaaaaaagatttcattAAACTTAGTTCCAATCATGTTTGGAAAGAGAATGTGTAGCAAGTGCTGCAAAAGGCTTGACAAGGTCTGTAGAGTGATAACCATTGTGATTCATCCCTACATATTATataccacacttatttttattttttttagatttattctttttaatctaattaagttcttttactcatcatccatcggctaccacacatttggtaagagaaaagaattaaaaattaaaaatattatgtgtggtgtaaagatgatgagtagaatttttttattggcaaaCGATCCATTTCTCATATTAGCAACTTTGGACTTGATTAAGCACATGCTGATCATGCTACTCATAATAACCACAATACAATTAGGGTACTTAAAGTGAACAGTTTTCGTGGACAATctcctaatttatatattatttaaactttTGCATGTTAAATTAGTGTCTATGTttgtcttcttctctttttccccTCTTGTCACcggttaattaattataaactgATAGAACTAGAAGATATGAGgctctaatttatttattttttgttaagagAATCTtccaaaccaaaattaaaagacATGGCGACATGTACAAAATCTTCCTAATTGATCTCATTATCCCCCTTTCTCCCTCAAAATTCGAAATTTGGTAATGTTTTGCCGACTATACATGATGTTAAACAGCTATCATTTAATATGTGACGTGTCAACAAAAGggatacaaaatttatttgtgtgTTCTAATTATATTGTGGTCCGAGTAGAAATTTGAGTATTTGAGTAATTTTTAACTAGCGTGCCATCGATGCCATTATCTTATTTCTTAGACCATCTTTATCAGGAGTTACTATAGGTGCACCCACCAAAAGTTATACCAATGTCCAGCCAAGAGGCAAGTCCAGAGGCTCGATCATGATCCCAACACGTTTGAAGTGACTTATCGAGGTGATCACACGTGCCACATGTCGTCCACCGCACCATCAATTCCACCATTACCCCTTACAGCAACTGAAATTACCCATGAGATGGCCCAAATTATAACCACCCAACCTCCTCAATCTAATTCAGTTCCTCTAAGCAGATGGCTCTCAATGGAGCACTTCAGCCTAAGAGCCGGAGCAGTGAGAAGCACCAGTGGCATGGTTGTCGGTGGTGGTGCGGGTCCATCCTCCACGCGAAGTGGCAAAGAAGTTGAATGCCCGGTTGCAGATATGGCCGATGCAATGTTTAACTCTGGCAGCAGTAGTACTAGCAATAGCATGGACTGGTTCTTAGGTGACAAATGGGAGTCAGGAGACAAAGAAGGTAAATAGACTGGCGAGACTGGTTCTTAGGtgattcttatttttctttgccGCTGCaccttatccaaaaaaaaaaaaaaaggaagaagaagaagaaaaatattattaccaTGAATTacttacccttttttttttttgatattatgaaTTACGTACCCATTAATTCCCAATTTCGATTGTGCTATATCGGATggcataatttatattaattatttaggaGACGAGGTGCAGACAATAAGCTTTGTATGCAAGACCTGCCACTCGTACGGTCTACACCAACTAACTTCTTGCAATGTCCAAATTTAAGAATCATGTAATCATCGCAGCCAACTAActtctttttgtcttttttaaagTAAACGAGTCGTCAAAGGAAATGAACCATCATACCCAGCAACATCTATGTTTGTTATAAGAGCATCAGCCACCCCCTTTCACTTATTTCCGCACAAGTGTGAAGAGAAAATCTTCATCTTATACCGAGAAGTATAAGATGAACACTTCTACACGTTAACAAAAATTCTCCGTCAAGAACCACCTCATCCTTGCCATTATCATTTGGGAGTTCTAAGATGAAGATGTTTGAATTTGGAATCAAAGATGCTTCccttccattctctctctctctctctctctctctctctctctctctctctctctctctctctctctctctctctctctctctctctctctctctctaatttttaGTGGCCAGTAACATTGAGGTTATCATGTCCAAAACCAAATTATCGAATCAAAGAATGGTGTAAAGAAggcaaagaaaaagcaaaatacTAACACAAAAGATGAGTTCCAATACCCAAAAAATCACTAGTATTGTTCCTGCAAATGCTtgaactctttttttaaaagaagatgACATGactctaattttattgataaacacTCATTTATAGTGAAGGAATATCTTATATAAAAAGATCAAGGCGGTTACAACATCTAAGAATCCAAAACCAGGAtcttaagaaaaaagaaaactattactaggaacaaaacaaaaatgaagatACAAG
This genomic interval from Carya illinoinensis cultivar Pawnee chromosome 2, C.illinoinensisPawnee_v1, whole genome shotgun sequence contains the following:
- the LOC122295578 gene encoding WRKY transcription factor 55-like produces the protein MFRSKTSQTKQRTSETMEGQIVSLILHGCKVARELESNLPKLADDPNMLSKSCDEVIKAFGTAKERLYTQDPTAHDPGHMYLFREPQESQQPKIEASLQGWLRSSYTQTMDMFPMQLQAERSPSFNMQESGSNAVLVAGLGGGEVEGSARSWSMGGDQLRPLDASDSGIGSSLQRQRRRKDDGERRTVKMAAPRIGNTEIPPEDGYTWRKYGQKEILGSRFPRSYYRCTHQKLYQCPAKRQVQRLDHDPNTFEVTYRGDHTCHMSSTAPSIPPLPLTATEITHEMAQIITTQPPQSNSVPLSRWLSMEHFSLRAGAVRSTSGMVVGGGAGPSSTRSGKEVECPVADMADAMFNSGSSSTSNSMDWFLGDKWESGDKEGK